In Oxyura jamaicensis isolate SHBP4307 breed ruddy duck chromosome 21, BPBGC_Ojam_1.0, whole genome shotgun sequence, a single genomic region encodes these proteins:
- the NMNAT1 gene encoding nicotinamide/nicotinic acid mononucleotide adenylyltransferase 1, with protein sequence MAMEDPDKKTEVVLLACGSFNPITNMHLRLFELAKDYFDETGKYKVIKGIISPVSDAYKKKGLISADHRVTMAKLATKNSDWVEVDDWESSQSEWLETVKVLRYHHQKLLSSDPTNSLQNTLPLTKPGRKRKQEPNRHEPIKKKNQSPDTKSTPQIKLLCGSDMLESFGIPNLWKLEDITEIVQNHGLVCISRAGTNVQKFIYESDILWRHKNNIHLVEEWITNDISSTRIRRALRRGQSIRYLVPDVVQAYIEKNNLYNPESEDTNAGVVLAPLQKYASDSKN encoded by the exons ATGGCTATGGAAGATCCCGACAAGAAGACTGAAGTAGTACTGCTGGCCTGTGGGTCCTTCAATCCCATTACCAACATGCATCTCAGGCTATTTGAGTTGGCTAAAGACTATTTTGATGAAACAG gaaAATACAAAGTAATCAAAGGAATAATTTCACCAGTAAGTGACGCATATAAGAAGAAAGGTCTGATCAGTGCTGATCACCGAGTAACCATGGCAAAATTAGCTACCAAAAACTCAGATTGGGTGGAAGTTGATGACTGGGAAAGCAGCCAGAGTGAGTGGTTGGAAACAGTAAAAGTTTTAAG GTACCATCATCAAAAGCTTTTGTCTTCTGATCCCACTAATAGTCTGCAGAATACTTTACCTTTAACAAAGCCGGGACGGAAGAGGAAACAGGAACCAAATAGACACGAgcctattaaaaagaaaaatcagagtcCAGATACAAAAA gtaCCCCACAGATTAAACTGCTTTGTGGAAGTGACATGCTGGAATCCTTTGGGATCCCCAACCTGTGGAAGTTGGAGGACATCACTGAAATTGTGCAAAATCATGGCCTTGTATGCATCAGTAGGGCTGGAACCAACGTTCAGAAATTCATCTACGAATCTGATATTTTGTGGAGACATAAGAATAATATTCACCTTGTGGAAGAATGGATCACAAATGACATTTCCTCCACCAGGATCAGGAGAGCGCTGCGGAGAGGCCAGAGCATTCGTTACCTAGTGCCTGATGTAGTTCAGGCAtacatagagaaaaataatctatatAATCCAGAGAGTGAAGACACGAATGCTGGGGTTGTCTTAGCTCCCTTACAAAAATATGCAAGTGATTCCAAGAACTAA
- the LZIC gene encoding protein LZIC encodes MASRGTTETTKLKQNLEEQLDRLMQQLQDLEECREELDADEYEETKKETLEQLSEINDSLKKIMSGDMTLVDELSGMQLAIQAAISQAFKTPEVIRMFAKKQPRQLRTRLAEMDRDLMVGKLGRDLYTQQKVEILTALRKLGEKLTPDEESFLSANAGAALSQFEKVSTDLGSGDKVFALASFEVEKAKQ; translated from the exons ATGGCTTCAAGAGGAACAACAGAGACCACTAAACTAAAACAGAACTTGGAAGAGCAGTTGGATAGGTTAATGCAGCAGCTTCAGGATCTGGAGGAATGCAG AGAGGAACTAGATGCAGATGAGtatgaagaaacaaagaaagaaaccctAGAACAGCTGAGTGAGATCAATGACTCACTGAAGAAGATTATGTCTGGAGATATGACTTTGGTGGATGAGCTCAGTGGCATGCAACTG GCAATACAAGCAGCCATCAGCCAAGCATTTAAAACTCCAGAAGTAATTAGAATGTTTGCAAAGAAACAACCAAGGCAATTGAGGACAAGGTTGGCAGAG ATGGACAGAGACTTAATGGTTGGGAAGTTGGGACGAGACCTATACACGCAACAGAAAGTTGAAATCCTGACAGCCCTCAGAAAGCTTGGTGAGAAG CTGACACCCGATGAGGAGAGCTTCTTGTCAGCAAATGCTGGTGCAGCCCTGAGCCAGTTTGAGAAAGTCTCCACTGACCTTG
- the RBP7 gene encoding retinoid-binding protein 7, producing MPVDFSGTWNLVSNDNFEGYMVALGIDFATRKIAKMLKPQKVIKQDGDMLSIHTTSTFRDYMLQFKIGEEFDEDNKGLDNRKCKSLVTWDNDKLVCVQIGEKKNRGWTHWLEGDELHLELRCENQVCKQVFKRA from the exons ATGCCTGTAGATTTCAGTGGAACCTGGAACCTTGTCAGCAATGACAATTTTGAAGGCTATATGGTGGCTTTAG GTATTGATTTTGCAACACGCAAGATAGCAAAAATGCTGAAGCCTCAGAAAGTGATCAAACAGGATGGGGACATGTTATCTATCCATACCACAAGCACATTCAGAGACTACATGCTCCAATTCAAAATTGGAGAAGAGTTTGACGAAGACAATAAAGGCCTGgataacagaaaatgcaag AGCCTAGTTACCTGGGACAACGACAAACTCGTCTGTGTGCAGATTGGTGAGAAGAAGAACAGGGGCTGGACTCACTGGCTTGAAGGAGATGAGCTCCACTTG gaGCTTCGTTGTGAGAATCAAGTATGTAAACAAGTCTTCAAGAGAGCTTGA